The following coding sequences lie in one Aspergillus luchuensis IFO 4308 DNA, chromosome 8, nearly complete sequence genomic window:
- a CDS encoding putative glutaminase (COG:S;~EggNog:ENOG410PW10;~InterPro:IPR033433,IPR008928,IPR032515,IPR032514, IPR014870;~PFAM:PF17168,PF16334,PF16335,PF08760;~go_process: GO:0005975 - carbohydrate metabolic process [Evidence IEA]), translated as MYLDFTKSLGIGSLTTMLLSAFSPRERALVDHQPALPPSYPLAVRSPYLSSWMPSDQVQTLPYAEPQFWAGQSLTWSVMARVDGQAYSLMSVKNPGENIRPAIVRSAEYTATHSVFTLSAGSVVFTLDFFSPISPSNYLRQSLPFSYLTVSVSEGNSKSIQIYSSIDGRWTGKPQHTTRGFREIGSTAVFSLGLKNGVPYSEVDDMATWGEAIFASRPTSRSKLSFSSGKRGDVRSQFVSTGRLVDNRQSWAPGGIVALSHDLGRVDSGEAVTFAVGHVREESINYLGKPYTGYYRSQYPDSHDAVSYFLDDYPAALQESRVLDTEMAKQAKAAAGQKYADIVTLSARQAYGGIEVTIPNDTLDTTDVLAFIKELSSNGNLNTVDVIMPAFPIYYVLDPDYIRLLLEPMMRYLAAGRWQKPYVIHDMGKHYPNAIGHDNQKAEPMPIEECGNLMVLILAYVRATGDTEWAAQYTDLLRGYADYLVDNGVDITKQLSSNDAAGALANETNLAIKAAVGIKAFGELTGLSEYSEIGEARADLFFTQGRGTDGNKTHFVLQYPDKPASWKIPYNLYPDVLLDLQTFPKAAYEMGNTFFKSVRAEYGVPLDNRQDWAKSDWNMWLAGTFDADTRSEFVDDLWSFMTNGKHNWPFSDRYVATSAKGRSPGVPVLCRARPTVGGHFALMALQGPKSLQAAVSRQMFGEGGNKGGSGSQEILLNQGENL; from the exons ATGTATCTAGACTTCACCAAGAGCCTCGGTATTGGCTCGCTCACTACCATGCTTCTCTCCGCATTTTCCCCACGAGAGCGTGCTCTCGTTGATCATCAGCCAGCGCTACCTCCATCCTATCCGCTGGCTGTCCGGAGTCCCTATCTCTCGTCATGGATGCCCAGCGATCAGGTTCAGACATTGCCGTATGCGGAGCCTCAGTTCTGGGCGGGACAGAGTCTCACCTGGTCGGTTATGGCTCGCGTAGATGGCCAAGCGTACAGTTTGATGAGCGTCAAGAATCCGGGCGAGAACATCCGTCCTGCTATCGTTCGAAGCGCCGAGTATACTGCGACTCATTCGGTGTTTACTCTTTCCGCTGGTTCGGTGGTTTTCACTCTGGACTTTTTCTCGCCCATATCGCCCTCAAACTATCTGCGACAGTCCCTCCCTTTCA GCTACTTGACCGTTTCTGTATCGGAGGGTAATTCTAAGAGCATTCAGATCTACTCTAGTATCGACGGAAGATGGACGGGCAAGCCACAACACACTACACGTGGTTTCCGTGAGATCGGCTCCACGGCCGTCTTTTCGTTGGGGTTGAAGAACGGCGTCCCTTACTCGGAAGTAGATGACATGGCCACTTGGGGCGAGGCGATCTTCGCCTCTCGCCCAACTTCTAGGTCTAaactctctttctcatctgGGAAACGGGGCGATGTGCGCTCTCAGTTTGTCAGTACCGGGAGGCTGGTCGACAACCGCCAGTCATGGGCTCCAGGAGGGATTGTAGCCCTTTCGCACGACTTAGGAAGGGTTGACAGTGGAGAAGCAGTGACATTTGCCGTTGGACATGTGCGCGAAGAGTCCATTAATTACCTGGGCAAGCCATACACCGGATATTACCGATCGCAGTACCCGGATAGCCACGACGCGGTTTCTTACTTCCTTGACGACTATCCCGCCGCTCTGCAGGAGTCTCGGGTGCTCGATACGGAGATGGCCAAGCAAGCCAAAGCGGCAGCTGGTCAGAAGTACGCCGATATCGTCACACTGTCGGCTCGCCAGGCGTATGGAGGGATAGAGGTGACCATTCCTAATGACACTCTCGACACCACCGATGTTCTGGCATTCATCAAGGAGCTTTCCAGCAATGGCAACCTCAACACAGTGGACGTTATCATGCCCGCCTTCCCGATCTACTACGTTCTGGACCCGGACTACATCCGCCTTCTGCTGGAACCGATGATGAGGTACCTGGCTGCTGGCCGCTGGCAAAAGCCGTATGTGATCCACGACATGGGCAAGCATTACCCCAATGCCATCGGGCATGACAATCAAAAAGCCGAGCCAATGCCGATCGAGGAATGTGGAAATCTAATGGTACTGATCCTGGCCTACGTGCGAGCAACGGGTGACACCGAATGGGCCGCCCAGTACACTGACCTCCTGAGGGGCTATGCGGACTACTTGGTCGATAATGGTGTTGATATCACCAAGCAGCTGTCTTCCAACGACGCGGCTGGTGCACTTGCCAATGAGACAAACCTTGCCATCAAGGCGGCCGTCGGTATCAAGGCATTCGGCGAACTAACGGGACTTTCCGAATACTCTGAAATCGGCGAAGCGCGCGCGGATCTGTTCTTCACCCAGGGCCGGGGAACAGACGGGAATAAGACACACTTCGTGCTGCAATACCCCGACAAGCCAGCCTCGTGGAAGATTCCATACAACCTCTACCCAGATGTACTGTTGGATCTTCAGACCTTCCCCAAAGCGGCATACGAAATGGGAAATACCTTCTTCAAGTCGGTTCGAGCCGAATATGGAGTTCCGTTGGATAACCGGCAAGACTGGGCCAAGTCGGACTGGAACATGTGGTTGGCAGGCACATTTGACGCCGACACTCGGTCTGAGTTTGTGGATGATCTCTGGAGTTTCATGACCAACGGAAAACACAACTGGCCGTTCTCCGATCGGTACGTTGCCACATCCGCCAAGGGACGGAGC